From the Streptomyces sp. NBC_00390 genome, the window GCCGGTCGATCCGGCAGCCGTGGCGCGGATGCGGGCAGCCGTGGCCGAGAAACTGGACGAGTGGGACCTGGCCGAGCTCGCCTTCGGCACGGAACTGGTGCTCAGCGAACTGATCACCAACGCCATCCGCTACGCCTCCGCCCCGATCCGGGTACGGCTGATCCGTGATCGCGCCCTGACCTGCGAGGTCTCCGACGGCAGCAGCACCTCTCCGCACCTGCGGTACGCGGCCACGACCGACGAGGGAGGCCGGGGCCTGTTCCTGGTCGCCCAGATGACCGAGCGGTGGGGCACCCGCTACACCCCTGGCGGCAAGGTCATCTGGGCGGAGCAGGCGCTGCCCGGCACGCCGGGCGGCATCGGCGGTACGGAGGGCGCGTGGGCCGCGCTGCTCGACGCCGAGCCGCTGTGAGCGCGCCCCGCGGGCCACTCGCCGGCCGGCGGGGTTCTCGCCTCATGGGAGACGCCCGAGATGACGCAGAGGGGTCCCGGCGGGTATACGAGATACATGAATGGCACAGTCTGGCTCACCATGACCGTGATCGCACTGGTCTGCGTCGCGGTCGCCACCGGCGTACTGCTGGTCCGCGTGTTCAAGGCACGCAGACTGCTGCTCGCCGCCGGGATCCCGCTGCGGAGCAAGGCACTGTTCTGGTGCGCGGTGATCTACACACTCTCTCCCGTGGATCTTGTTCCCGACCCCGTGTACCTGGACGACATCGGCTTTCTGCTGATGGCGCTCCACTCCCTGCACAGCGCGGCTGTGGCCATCCGACGGCAGCCCGGAGGCGAGACCCACCGGGAAGCCGTCGCGGAATTCGGGAAGACCGGCAGCCTCTGAGAGGCACCGCGCGACCAGGCGGGTGGGCGCGGTCTGCTGCACGACTCACCCCAGCGCCGTTGCTGCGCCCCTGAGCAGCAGCCCGCACCCGAGCACGAGCACCACAGCGGCCGAGCCGAGCGGCGCCGCCCGCCGGGCCAGCGCAACGGCCCGGCCCCGAGGCCGCATCGCCAGCCTGCGCACCGTGGTGTCCCGCAACCGCACCACCGCGAATCCGGCGCCCGCCAGTGTGAGCGCCAGTCCTGCCCCGTACGCGAGGACCAGAAGGAACCCGAACCACGCCTGGCCGAGCGCGGCGGCGCCGACCAGGACGACCACCGCGGACGGGCTGGGGACCAGCCCGCCGGCCAGGCCGAGGAGGATGACCCCGCGCAGACCGGGGGCGGGAGGGGTGTGGCTGTGGTCATGGCTGTGGGGGTGGGGGTGGGTGTGCTCCTGTCCGGGACCCGCGGGAGTGCGCGCGGAGGCAGCATGTGCGGCGCCGTGCTCGAGGGGCCGAGCGGCGGTGAGAACGGGTACCCGTTCCTCGCGCTGCGGCGACTCGCCGCCCCCACCGGGCGTTTGCCCGTGCCCGTGTGAATGCCCATGGCCATGCCCGTGGTCATGATCGTGCCCGTGGGTATGGCCATGATCGTGCCCGTGGGTATGGCCATGATCGTGCCCGTGGGTATGTCCGTGCCCGTGGACGCTGTGGCGCCGGCGCCACGCCCTGCGCAGCAGCAGCGCCCCGGCGACCGCGACCAGGCTGCCGCTCGCGACCGACAGCCAGGACACGACGGTGGGCGCCGCCCGCCCCGCGGTGATCAGGGCGCCCAGGGCGAAGACGCCCAGGGTGTGGGTCATGGTCACCGATGCCGCGAGGGCGAGCATGTCACGCAGTGAGTTCCGGCCGCCTGCCGTGGCGGCAGCGGCCATCATGGTCTTGCCGTGGCCGGGCGCCAGCGCATGCAGGGCACCCAGCAGCAGGGACACACCGAGAGCGAACGCCCCGAAGCCGACGGTCAGTTCGTGCCGGGCCACCAGCCCCGTCAGTGCCTGCGCGAACCGGTCCGCTCCTCGCGGCAGCACGCCCGCCACCGGGGAGCCGCTGTCCTGCTTTCCGGCGTCGGCGAGAGCAGGTCCGCCGGGACGGACCGTGACGTCCGCCGACCGGTGGTCCGGCGGTGAGGCGAGCAGATCGTCGGGGTACGCGGTCAGCCGCCGGGAGACGGAGTCCTGCGGCACGTCCGACGCCGCGAGCGTCATCAGATCGCCTTGCGCGGTGATCTCCCGCCAGCCCGCCCCGGTCGTGGCGTCCGCCGGGTGGTACGCGAGCCTGATCCCCTCACCCCGCGGCAACGACGCCGTCAGCTCGCACGTCACACGCAAGGTCTGCAGTCCGGCCTGCCCTGGGCGTACTTGCGCCTTTGCGCTCCCGGCGGAGACTGACGACGACTGCGATGCCGAAGCCTCACTGCCGACCGTGAGCCGGGCGCCTGCGGCCGCACCGTCGCACCGGGTCCGGGCCCATGCGGAGAGTTCGGCCGCCGCCAGCCGGTCGTCCCCGTCGGTGTCGATACGGGTCCGTTCCTGCGCGGCAGGAATCTCCGCCAGGTCCTCCACATGCGCCACGCGCAGTTGTCCCGGAGCCACGACGAGGCCGTCGTACTGACTGACGGTGAAGTTCCCCAGCGGGTGTGCCTGTGCCGCCTGGGCGGGGAGCAGGACAAGAGCCGCCCCCGCCACCAGCGTGGCGAGCGCGCGAGCGGTGGTACGTCGCTTCATGAATCCCCCCGGCGCCCGGACAGCGCGGACAGCGCGGACTTGGCTTCGCGTGCCCCGGTGGGCGAAAAGCCCGGGTTCAGTTCGAGTGCGGCGCGCAGATCGCGGCGGGCGGCCCGGTCGTCCCCGAGCGCGCGCTCGATCATGCCCCGGTGGAAGAGGAAGGAGGCACTGCGGTAGCCGGGCGACTTCGCCGTCGCCTTCTTCGCGAAGACCAGCGCCTCCCGGTCCTTGCCATTGGCATGCAGCGCCCAGGCGAGCGCGTCGGCCGTGTGGACGCTCTTGCGGCGGGCCCATTCGGCGCGCGCCGATGTCAGCGCCTCGCGGGCGTCGCCGTGGTCGGCCTCGATGAGGGCCGACTCCAGGTCGGTGGCGACACCGTTGGCACGGGCCAGCCGGGTCCACGCGCTGACGAGTTCGTACTGCTCCTTGGCCTGCTTGCGCTGCCCGGCCGCCTCGCGCAGTTCGCCGAGAGCGGCGAGCTGTCCCGGAAGCGGGTACCGGCGTACGACCTCTTCGAGGTCGCTCAGCGCACGCTGCGTGTTGCCCTGCGCGGCATGGGCGAGGCCGCGCCCCTCCAGCGCCGGCACATGGTCCGGTTCGGCACGCAGCGCGGTCGCATAGTGATCCAGAGCTCGCCCGTACTGGCCCTGGCTCCAGGCCAGTCGGCCGAGCGCGGTGGCGACGTAGGCCACATCCGGGTCGCTGGCGGCGGAGTCCAGCGCACGCAGCAGAATCCGCCGCGCCCCCGTCACATCGCCGCGCAGCTCCAGTACATAGGCGTACCGCGTGAAGACCGGGATGCCGGGGCGTCGCCGGTCGGCGAGGCGCACCGCATCCTGCGCCTGTTCGTAGCGGCCGAGTTCGACGAGCGCGTCGACCCGGCTCGCCAGCGCCCGCTC encodes:
- a CDS encoding YkvA family protein gives rise to the protein MNGTVWLTMTVIALVCVAVATGVLLVRVFKARRLLLAAGIPLRSKALFWCAVIYTLSPVDLVPDPVYLDDIGFLLMALHSLHSAAVAIRRQPGGETHREAVAEFGKTGSL
- a CDS encoding nickel transporter is translated as MKRRTTARALATLVAGAALVLLPAQAAQAHPLGNFTVSQYDGLVVAPGQLRVAHVEDLAEIPAAQERTRIDTDGDDRLAAAELSAWARTRCDGAAAGARLTVGSEASASQSSSVSAGSAKAQVRPGQAGLQTLRVTCELTASLPRGEGIRLAYHPADATTGAGWREITAQGDLMTLAASDVPQDSVSRRLTAYPDDLLASPPDHRSADVTVRPGGPALADAGKQDSGSPVAGVLPRGADRFAQALTGLVARHELTVGFGAFALGVSLLLGALHALAPGHGKTMMAAAATAGGRNSLRDMLALAASVTMTHTLGVFALGALITAGRAAPTVVSWLSVASGSLVAVAGALLLRRAWRRRHSVHGHGHTHGHDHGHTHGHDHGHTHGHDHDHGHGHGHSHGHGQTPGGGGESPQREERVPVLTAARPLEHGAAHAASARTPAGPGQEHTHPHPHSHDHSHTPPAPGLRGVILLGLAGGLVPSPSAVVVLVGAAALGQAWFGFLLVLAYGAGLALTLAGAGFAVVRLRDTTVRRLAMRPRGRAVALARRAAPLGSAAVVLVLGCGLLLRGAATALG
- a CDS encoding tetratricopeptide repeat protein, with translation MAAALAVGLTVTSVVMGADSDSEPEGRPAQVLAAAVPVERLTAGDLAQGIEGLQKHLHSQPKDATGWATLGAAYVEQARTSGDPTRYPQAEKAFKRSLELRPADENDAALAGRAALAAARHDFDTALGQADRALRVNPYNERALASRVDALVELGRYEQAQDAVRLADRRRPGIPVFTRYAYVLELRGDVTGARRILLRALDSAASDPDVAYVATALGRLAWSQGQYGRALDHYATALRAEPDHVPALEGRGLAHAAQGNTQRALSDLEEVVRRYPLPGQLAALGELREAAGQRKQAKEQYELVSAWTRLARANGVATDLESALIEADHGDAREALTSARAEWARRKSVHTADALAWALHANGKDREALVFAKKATAKSPGYRSASFLFHRGMIERALGDDRAARRDLRAALELNPGFSPTGAREAKSALSALSGRRGDS